The genomic region GGACCGACCGCGGGCGTGTTGCGCACGGAACCGTTGGTGGACAAGTGGAAGGCGTTCGGCTGGCGGGCGTTGCGGGTCGACGGCAACGACGTCGCCGCCCTGGTCGCCGCGTTCGACGAGCTCGCCGAGCCGGGCGAGAAGCCCGCCGTGCTCCTCTGCGACACCAGGGTCGGCCGCGGCGTGCCGTTCTTCGAGACCAGGCCCAAAGCCCACTTCATGCCCGTCGAGGAGCACGAGTGGCAGCTCGCCCGCGAGGCGCTGGAGGTTCCCGCATGAGCACCCCGACCAAGAGGCTCACCACGTCGGCGATGATCGCGTCGTTCGCCGACGAGGGTCAGCGCACCGCGAAGGCGCCGTTCGGGCAGGCCCTGGTCCGGCTCGCCCGGGAACGCACGGACGTCGTCGGCCTGTCCGCCGACCTCGCCAAGTACACCGACATGCACGTGTTCCGCGACGCGTTCCCCGAGCGGTTCTTCCAGATGGGCATGGCCGAGCAGGTCATGCTCGGCGCCGCGGCGGGTCTCGCCGAGGTGGGCCTGGTGCCGTTCGCGTCGACCTACTCGGTGTTCGCCACCCGGCGCGCGTACGACTTCCTGTGCCTCGACATCGCCGAACCGTCGCTCAACGTCAACGTCGTCGGCGCGCTGCCCGGTCTCACCACCGGGTACGGGCCGAGCCACCAGGCCACCGAGGACCTCGCGATCCTGCGCGGCATGCCGAACCTGACGATCGTCGACCCGTGCGACTCGGTCGACATCGAACAGGCCGTGCCGGCCCTGGCCGCAACCCCCGGCCCCACCTACATGAGGTTGTTGCGCGGCAACGTGCCGACGGTGCTCGACGAGTACGACTACACCTTCGAGCTCGGCAAGGCCGCTCTGCTGCGACCGGGCCGGGACGTGCTCATGATCTCCACCGGGCTGATGACGATGCGTGCTCTGCAAGCGGCACAACGGCTCGAGCGCGACCACATCGACGTGGCCGTGCTGCACACGCCGACGATCAAGCCGTTCGACACCGCGGCGGTGCTGCGGGAGACGGCGGGGGACCGGCTGGTGGTCACGCTGGAGAACCACTCGGTGGTCGGCGGCCTCGCCGAGTCCGTCGCGTCCTGCCTGGCGTTCGCGGGCCGGGGCAGGCGGATCGTGCCGGTCGCGTTGCCGGACGAGTTCCTCGCCGCGGGCGCACTGCCCACCCTGCACG from Lentzea guizhouensis harbors:
- a CDS encoding transketolase family protein; this encodes MSTPTKRLTTSAMIASFADEGQRTAKAPFGQALVRLARERTDVVGLSADLAKYTDMHVFRDAFPERFFQMGMAEQVMLGAAAGLAEVGLVPFASTYSVFATRRAYDFLCLDIAEPSLNVNVVGALPGLTTGYGPSHQATEDLAILRGMPNLTIVDPCDSVDIEQAVPALAATPGPTYMRLLRGNVPTVLDEYDYTFELGKAALLRPGRDVLMISTGLMTMRALQAAQRLERDHIDVAVLHTPTIKPFDTAAVLRETAGDRLVVTLENHSVVGGLAESVASCLAFAGRGRRIVPVALPDEFLAAGALPTLHDRYGLSVDAVTARVRAEL